A genome region from Trachemys scripta elegans isolate TJP31775 chromosome 2, CAS_Tse_1.0, whole genome shotgun sequence includes the following:
- the DEK gene encoding protein DEK yields the protein MSSSKEDTMSAEQTDEREPETENKVEESDEEEEEEEEKEKSLIVEGKREKKKVERLTMQVSSLQREPFTIAPGKGQKLCEIERIQFFLSKKKTDELRNLHKLLYNRPGTVTSLKKNVGQFSGFPFEKGSDQYKKKEEMLKKFRNAMLKSICEVLDLERSGVNNELVTRILNFLMHPKPSGKPLPKSKKTPSKGGKKERSSSGTARKVKRTKCPEILSDESSSEEEDEKKEKAESSEEDKESEEEQPKKASKKEKPKQKMTSKNKKAVKSANVKKADSSTTKKNQNSSKKDLESESEDSSDDEPLIKKLKKPPTDEDLKETVKKLLANANLEEVTMKQICKEVYESYPSYDLSERKDFIKKTVKELIS from the exons ATGTCTTCCTCAAAAGAAGATACAATGTCTGCTGAACAAACAGATGAGAGAGAAcctgaaactgaaaacaaagttgAAGAaagtgatgaggaagaggaggaggaggaagaaaaag AAAAGAGTCTCATTGttgaagggaagagagagaagaaaaaagtagAGAGATTGACCATGCAGGTATCCTCGTTACAAAGGGAACCTTTTACAATTGCACCAG GAAAGGGACAAAAACTTTGCGAAATTGAAAGGATACAGTTTTTTTTGAGTAAGAAGAAAACGGATGAACTCAGAAATCTACACAAACTCCTTTACAACAGGCCGGGCACA GTTACCTCACTAAAGAAGAATGTGGGTCAGTTCAGCGGGTTTCCATTTGAAAAAGGAAGTGATCAAtataaaaaaaaggaagaaatgttAAAAAA ATTCAGGAATGCCATGTTGAAAAGTATCTGTGAGGTTCTTGATTTGGAAAGATCGGGAGTTAATAATGAACTGGTTACCAGAATCTTAAACTTCTTAATGCATCCAAAACCTTCTGGCAAG CCATTGCCAAAGTCCAAAAAAACTCCCAGCAAAGGCGGCAAAAAAGAACGCAGTAGCTCAGGAACTGCACGAAAAGTAAAACGCACCAAATGTCCTGAGATTTTGTCGGATGAATCTAGtagtgaggaggaggatgaaaagaaAGAGAAGGCTGAATCTTCTGAAGAAGATAAAGAGAGCGAAGAGGAG CAACCTAAGAAAGcatctaaaaaagaaaaacctaagCAAAAGATGACTTCGAAAAACAAGAAAGCTGTGAAAAGTGCTAATGTCAAGAAAGCAGATAGCAGCACTACAAAGAAGAATCAGAACAGTTCGAAAAAAG ATTTAGAAAGTGAATCTGAGGATAGTTCAGATGACGaacctttaattaaaaagttGAAGAAACCACCTACAGATGAAGATCTTAAGGAAACTGTCAAGAAGTTATTGGCCAATGCAAATTTGGAGGAAGTAACAATGAAACAGATTTGCAAAGAG